The following proteins are encoded in a genomic region of Xanthomonas cassavae CFBP 4642:
- a CDS encoding head completion/stabilization protein has protein sequence MSGFTATGTTSATPDAIANAPFWPAIAPTSVRASMRLDGTVTDARLRHAIVAAMLAVNDELQAWAQTQQAAGWAALADVPSTTVDGVSRRVQLYLRAVACATAVEVAERYRSFDATDSANQRADDLSPSITELRRDQRWAVRDLQNLPRSTVELI, from the coding sequence ATGAGCGGATTCACTGCCACCGGCACCACCAGCGCCACGCCCGATGCGATCGCCAACGCGCCGTTCTGGCCGGCGATCGCCCCGACCAGCGTGCGGGCGAGCATGCGCCTGGATGGCACGGTCACCGATGCACGCCTGCGCCACGCCATCGTCGCCGCCATGCTGGCGGTCAACGATGAGTTGCAGGCCTGGGCGCAGACGCAGCAGGCCGCCGGCTGGGCCGCGTTGGCCGATGTACCCAGCACCACCGTCGACGGCGTCTCGCGCCGCGTCCAGCTGTACCTGCGCGCAGTCGCGTGTGCCACGGCGGTCGAGGTGGCAGAGCGTTATCGCAGCTTCGACGCGACCGACAGTGCCAACCAGCGCGCCGATGACCTGTCACCGAGCATCACCGAGCTACGCCGCGACCAGCGCTGGGCTGTGCGCGACCTGCAGAACCTGCCGCGCAGCACGGTGGAGCTCATCTGA
- a CDS encoding tail protein X, translating to MRVHAMQGDTVDLLCWRHLGSTAGLVERTYLLNPGLAELGAVLPHGTPVELPEVTTTTAAMTPLVQLWD from the coding sequence ATGCGCGTGCACGCCATGCAAGGCGACACCGTCGACCTGCTGTGCTGGCGCCACCTGGGCAGCACGGCCGGCCTGGTCGAGCGCACCTACCTCCTCAATCCCGGCCTGGCCGAACTGGGCGCCGTGCTGCCGCATGGCACGCCAGTGGAGTTGCCCGAGGTAACCACCACCACAGCGGCGATGACGCCGCTTGTGCAGCTATGGGACTGA
- a CDS encoding phage holin family protein, which yields MHSLVTVLTLMASLAICVRLLTYHRPVDARHRRGAGWCAWLLIASTGGQALHILLAGAGSQVSPWHLGTLTVLAVLTYRAQGNVARILKVD from the coding sequence GTGCATAGCCTGGTCACCGTCCTGACGTTGATGGCCTCGCTCGCCATCTGCGTCCGCCTGCTTACCTACCACCGCCCGGTCGATGCGCGCCATCGACGCGGCGCGGGCTGGTGCGCGTGGCTGTTGATCGCCAGCACCGGCGGCCAGGCACTGCACATCCTACTGGCCGGCGCCGGCTCGCAGGTCAGTCCGTGGCACCTGGGCACGTTGACCGTGCTGGCAGTGCTCACCTACCGCGCCCAGGGCAATGTGGCGCGCATCCTGAAGGTCGATTGA
- a CDS encoding phage holin family protein: MTEPTSVSSGFLIATGVGLASVLPGIDGDALIGAFAGGALFVVSAAKQPLLARLIYFPVSVIAGYQLAPEILRWLPIKSSGVAAFASAACAITVTLGLIEKSKSFDFSFLRRGGPPSA; the protein is encoded by the coding sequence ATGACCGAACCCACCTCCGTATCGAGCGGCTTCTTGATCGCCACCGGTGTGGGCCTTGCCTCCGTGCTGCCTGGCATCGACGGCGACGCGCTGATCGGCGCCTTCGCCGGCGGCGCGCTGTTCGTGGTGTCCGCCGCCAAGCAACCGCTGCTGGCGCGACTGATCTATTTCCCGGTGAGCGTGATCGCCGGCTACCAGCTGGCGCCGGAAATCCTGCGCTGGTTGCCGATCAAGTCCAGTGGCGTGGCCGCCTTCGCCAGCGCGGCGTGCGCGATCACCGTCACGCTGGGCCTGATCGAAAAGAGCAAGTCGTTCGACTTTTCCTTCCTACGTCGTGGAGGTCCGCCCAGTGCATAG